From a single Asticcacaulis sp. MM231 genomic region:
- a CDS encoding TetR/AcrR family transcriptional regulator, whose product MTVFIERGYEAASMAEVAAQASCSKQTLYSYFSSKDDLFVAVMLEKGAALADPAFIVLDEDRDLKDALREFSIRFLRFITSPEALAIRRIVYAEGARSNLGKLFYEHGPKKGYVRMAEHLAHAMDKGQIRRSDPWIAAQQFYALCEAGPVQNLLEGAVKAVTDEDLLKAATTATDVFIRAYHPT is encoded by the coding sequence ATGACGGTGTTTATCGAACGCGGATACGAGGCCGCCAGCATGGCCGAGGTTGCGGCCCAGGCCTCATGTTCCAAGCAGACTCTTTACAGCTACTTTTCATCGAAGGATGACCTGTTCGTCGCCGTCATGCTCGAAAAAGGCGCGGCACTGGCTGACCCGGCCTTTATAGTTTTGGACGAAGATCGCGATCTAAAGGACGCCCTTAGAGAATTCTCCATCCGCTTTCTGCGCTTTATAACGAGTCCCGAGGCGCTCGCCATACGCCGCATCGTCTACGCGGAAGGCGCACGTTCAAACCTTGGCAAACTGTTTTACGAGCATGGCCCCAAGAAAGGATATGTGCGGATGGCCGAACATCTGGCCCACGCGATGGATAAAGGCCAGATCCGACGATCTGATCCCTGGATCGCCGCGCAGCAATTTTACGCCCTGTGCGAAGCCGGCCCGGTCCAAAATCTCCTGGAAGGCGCAGTTAAAGCCGTGACGGATGAAGATCTGCTGAAGGCAGCTACGACGGCAACAGACGTATTTATTCGCGCCTATCATCCGACCTGA
- a CDS encoding DHA2 family efflux MFS transporter permease subunit: MASTSSKAEPAPLSGLAMILSGLVLAIANFLVVLDTTIANVSVSNISGALAVSPSQGTWVITSYAVAEAVVVPLTGWLSARFGTVKVFVLGMVGFGVFSFLCGLAPSLGLLVLFRILQGMCGGPLMPLSQTLMLRVFPKKYATAATGLWAMTTLIAPIAGPILGGILCDNVGWASIFWINVPIAIVCSWFAMQLLWKHESTTVKSSIDMVGLGLLIVWVGALQIMLDLGKEHDWFSSPMIVCLGLVALIGFIAFLIWELTEANPIVDLRVFRHRGFSASVLTLCVAFGAFFGINVLTPLWLQQNMGYTATWAGYLTALLGVSAVIAAPFASVLSAKVDPRRLVFLGLIWMGGMTFMRSLANSDMGFFDIGHWLLLQGFGMPLFFVPLTALALSSVSEAETASAAGLMNFSRTMAGAIATSIVNTVWADNATYQRSELVGVLNGASDMMNDLAAKGMSLEQARGTLDQLVQSQSVMLATNQVFTVIAILFVLSAFVIWLAPRPTRVADTSAVH, translated from the coding sequence ATGGCTAGCACATCCAGCAAGGCTGAACCCGCGCCCCTTTCGGGGCTGGCGATGATATTGTCAGGGTTAGTCCTGGCTATTGCCAATTTTCTGGTGGTTCTGGATACGACCATCGCGAATGTGTCGGTCTCCAATATTTCCGGAGCCCTGGCGGTCTCGCCCAGCCAGGGGACCTGGGTCATTACCTCCTATGCGGTTGCCGAGGCCGTCGTGGTTCCCCTGACAGGATGGTTGTCGGCGCGTTTCGGCACGGTAAAAGTCTTTGTATTGGGTATGGTCGGGTTTGGGGTCTTTTCCTTTCTTTGCGGTCTTGCGCCTTCGCTAGGCTTGCTTGTTCTCTTCCGCATCCTTCAGGGGATGTGCGGCGGGCCACTGATGCCGCTGTCGCAAACGCTTATGTTGCGTGTATTTCCAAAGAAATACGCCACGGCCGCCACGGGGCTTTGGGCTATGACCACGCTGATCGCACCCATCGCGGGTCCTATTCTGGGGGGCATATTGTGCGATAATGTTGGGTGGGCATCCATTTTTTGGATTAATGTGCCTATTGCCATTGTCTGCAGTTGGTTTGCGATGCAGTTACTGTGGAAGCATGAAAGTACGACGGTAAAATCATCCATTGATATGGTTGGCCTGGGCTTGCTGATTGTTTGGGTCGGCGCGCTACAGATCATGCTCGATCTGGGCAAGGAGCACGATTGGTTCTCATCGCCTATGATCGTCTGCCTCGGGCTGGTCGCCTTGATAGGGTTTATCGCCTTTCTCATCTGGGAATTGACAGAAGCTAATCCGATCGTTGATCTGCGGGTGTTCCGTCACCGTGGCTTCAGCGCCAGCGTACTGACGCTTTGCGTCGCCTTTGGCGCTTTCTTTGGCATAAATGTGCTGACGCCACTTTGGTTACAGCAAAACATGGGCTATACGGCCACATGGGCCGGCTATCTTACGGCCCTGCTGGGCGTATCTGCTGTTATTGCAGCGCCCTTCGCCTCCGTGCTTTCGGCAAAGGTCGATCCACGCCGGCTGGTCTTTTTAGGCCTTATATGGATGGGCGGCATGACCTTTATGCGCAGTCTGGCGAATTCCGACATGGGTTTCTTTGATATCGGCCATTGGCTGCTGCTGCAGGGCTTTGGCATGCCGCTTTTCTTTGTTCCCCTGACCGCGCTCGCCCTGTCCAGCGTCAGCGAGGCGGAAACCGCCAGCGCCGCGGGTCTGATGAACTTTTCCCGGACGATGGCCGGGGCTATAGCCACCTCGATCGTCAATACGGTATGGGCAGACAACGCCACCTATCAGCGCAGCGAACTGGTGGGCGTACTCAATGGGGCATCGGATATGATGAATGATCTGGCCGCCAAGGGCATGAGCTTGGAGCAGGCACGGGGAACCCTTGATCAGCTAGTTCAGAGCCAGAGCGTGATGCTGGCGACCAATCAGGTTTTCACGGTGATCGCTATTCTGTTCGTTTTGTCAGCGTTTGTCATCTGGTTGGCGCCGCGTCCGACCCGCGTGGCAGATACGTCTGCCGTCCACTAG